The Xenopus laevis strain J_2021 chromosome 7S, Xenopus_laevis_v10.1, whole genome shotgun sequence genome includes a window with the following:
- the tial1.S gene encoding nucleolysin TIAR isoform X3: protein MATSKSKGYGFVSFYNKLDAENAIVHMGGQWLGGRQIRTNWATRKPPAPKSTQENNTKQLRFDDVVNQSSAKNCTVYCGGIGSGLTEQLMRQTFGVFGQILEIRVFPEKGYSFIRFSTHDSAAHAIVSVNGTTIEGHVVKCYWGKETPDMTKNFQQVDYSQWGQWGQMYGSPQQYGQYVTNGWQVPSYGVYGQAWNQQSFGVDQSPSTAWVGGFSAQPPPQGQAPPVIPNPPGYSMASYQTQ from the exons GATGCCGAGAATGCCATTGTACATATGGGAGGTCAGTGGTTAGGAGGAAGACAAATCCGAACTAATTGGGCAACACGCAAACCTCCTGCACCCAAAAGCACACAAGAAA ataacacaaaacaaTTACGGTTTGATGATGTTGTGAATCAGTCCAGTGCtaaaaattgcactgtttactGTGGAGGAATCGGGTCAGGTTTAACAG AGCAACTCATGCGTCAAACATTTGGTGTATTTGGACAGATTTTGGAAATCCGTGTGTTTCCAGAGAAGGGTTACTCTTTTATTAG gTTTTCAACTCACGATAGTGCTGCACATGCAATAGTGTCTGTAAATGGAACCACCATAGAAGGGCACGTTGTAAAATGTTACTGGGGCAAAGAGACCCCCGACATGACTAAAAACTTTCAGCAG gtggATTACAGTCAGTGGGGGCAGTGGGGCCAAATGTATGGGAGTCCCCAGCAATATGGACAGTATGTGACAAATGGCTGGCAGGTGCCCTCCTATGGCGTATATGGGCAAGCATGGAATCAGCAAAGCTTTGGAGTGGA tcAATCTCCATCAACGGCTTGGGTTGGTGGCTTCAGTGCCCAGCCGCCGCCTCAGGGTCAGGCCCCACCAGTAATACCCAATCCACCAGGGTACAGCATGGCCAGTTACCAAACACAGTGA